Proteins co-encoded in one Ruegeria sp. HKCCD4315 genomic window:
- a CDS encoding LysR family transcriptional regulator, with protein MDWDKLRIFHAVADAGSLTHAGDKLNLSQSAVSRQIRALEESLDSTLFHRHARGLILTEQGELLFDATSAMSKRLDAAAARIRDSEEEVFGVLRVTTTFGFGTLWLAPRLPKLYEEYPDLNIDLMLEERVLDLPMREADVAIRMKEPSQADLVRKRLMTVQMMLYATQDYIETHGGMLKSLEEIKDHRLICQTPAAPQVGASAAMVRHLMTYNPGSLLTVNNYFGVLQGVLHNLGIGVLPDYVTQDFPHLVPVLSDIETADVPVYLAYPEELRHSKRVGAFRDFVQDEIIAQRKQLKQMGKL; from the coding sequence ATGGATTGGGACAAGCTTAGAATATTTCACGCGGTAGCCGATGCAGGCAGCCTCACCCATGCGGGTGACAAGCTCAATCTGTCTCAATCTGCCGTGAGCCGGCAGATCCGTGCCCTGGAAGAATCGCTGGATTCTACCCTTTTCCACCGTCACGCCCGAGGGCTGATTCTCACCGAACAGGGTGAATTGCTGTTCGATGCCACGTCAGCCATGTCAAAACGTCTTGATGCAGCAGCCGCGCGTATTCGGGACAGTGAGGAAGAGGTTTTTGGCGTCCTGCGGGTCACAACGACCTTTGGTTTCGGCACACTCTGGCTGGCCCCGCGCCTGCCAAAATTGTACGAGGAGTATCCCGACCTCAATATCGATCTGATGCTGGAAGAGAGGGTTCTGGACCTGCCCATGCGCGAGGCAGATGTTGCCATTCGAATGAAAGAGCCCAGCCAGGCCGATCTGGTTCGCAAGCGCCTGATGACAGTGCAAATGATGCTGTACGCGACTCAGGACTATATCGAGACCCATGGCGGAATGCTGAAATCGCTTGAGGAAATCAAAGATCACCGCTTGATCTGCCAGACCCCTGCGGCACCGCAGGTCGGTGCAAGTGCCGCCATGGTACGTCACCTGATGACTTATAATCCCGGCTCATTGCTGACCGTGAACAACTATTTCGGTGTCCTGCAAGGGGTTCTGCACAATTTGGGCATTGGCGTTCTGCCGGACTATGTGACCCAGGACTTTCCGCATCTGGTCCCTGTCTTGTCTGACATCGAAACCGCTGATGTTCCTGTTTATCTGGCCTATCCCGAAGAACTCAGACATTCCAAACGCGTTGGTGCGTTCCGAGATTTTGTTCAGGACGAGATCATTGCACAGCGCAAGCAACTGAAACAGATGGGAAAACTCTAG
- a CDS encoding indolepyruvate ferredoxin oxidoreductase family protein, which yields MSQPQITLNDRFDLEKNPVLLNGTQALVRLMLMQKARDRQAGLNTAGLVTGYRGSPLGAVDQQMMRAQKPLAENDVTFQFGLNEDLAATALWGSQQAGLRGDGKFDGVFGLWYGKGPGVDRSGDVMRHANMAGTAKHGGVLMAMGDDHTGESSTVLHQSEWSLVDMYMPIVSPAGVQEILDYGIYGFALSRFAGVWVGLKTMKDTIEVTSVVDGSPDRMQVVLPEFDMPDGGLNIRLGDTPHLQETRVIDYKRFAAETFSHANKLDKRMWGKPGAKIGFVAAGKNWLDLSHALSLLNIDESEAERLGITTYKVGQTFPLDMAGFHDWAEGLDLIVIVEEKRKLIEVQVKEAIFDDRRGRRVYGWYKGGAGTLHREELFPTRGALDPIMIAEKLGEILIEEGRETEGINAGLASLSEARRADNAQEIATRLPYFCSGCPHNSSTKVPDGSRAYAGIGCHYMVQWMDRETTGFTQMGGEGANWIGEAPFSTTNHVFQNLGDGTYNHSGVQAIRAALSAGTNITFKILFNDAVAMTGGQDNEGDLTAERIVAEVKAMGVREVALVYDEKEDVNFKALPASVQTYERADLMQVQEKFREIEGVSVIVYVQTCAAEKRRRRKRGTFPDPDKRVFINTDVCEGCGDCGVQSNCVSIVPKQTELGRKRAIDQSSCNKDFSCLNGFCPSFVTLEGAKIRKEATTEIDLPDLPMPELPAIKGTHNVVITGVGGTGVVTLGAILAQAAQIDGKGAGMMEMAGLAQKGGAVHIHCRLANRPEDISAIRVATGEAHALIGGDLVVSAGAKTLGLTRTGRTGAVVNSHETVTGDFTRNTEFRIPADQLELALQARLKEDVSLFDATDLARAVMGDSIYSNMMIFGATWQRGLLPVSHQAIFDAIELNGTAVERNKRAFDIGRWAVLHPDEVQSVLSPTVAEMPKTLDQIIEFRAQHLTEYQSARLAKRYRKLVDSVEDAEVREAVAKGYHKLLSYKDEYEVARLLLTSREKAAAEFDGDFKMTFHLAPPIFGGSGSNGRPKKRAFSESVMGPLKLLTKLKALRGTPFDVFGYSSERKMERALIRQYEKDMREVLPLLSQDTRDAISALARLPLDIRGFGPVLQENEAKAAKRREELLASIRSGGPELKAAAE from the coding sequence ATGAGTCAGCCACAGATAACATTGAACGACCGGTTCGATCTTGAGAAAAATCCCGTTCTGTTGAACGGAACTCAGGCGCTTGTTCGGTTGATGCTGATGCAAAAAGCCAGAGATCGGCAGGCGGGCCTGAATACGGCGGGTCTTGTAACCGGGTATCGGGGGTCACCCCTTGGCGCGGTTGATCAGCAAATGATGCGCGCTCAAAAGCCGCTGGCCGAAAACGATGTGACGTTTCAGTTCGGCTTAAACGAAGATCTCGCCGCGACCGCCCTGTGGGGCAGTCAGCAAGCAGGGTTGCGGGGCGACGGCAAGTTCGACGGGGTTTTCGGACTTTGGTACGGCAAAGGTCCAGGGGTTGATCGATCCGGTGACGTTATGCGTCACGCGAACATGGCCGGTACGGCCAAGCACGGCGGCGTCCTTATGGCCATGGGCGATGATCACACCGGCGAAAGCTCGACCGTTCTGCACCAGTCAGAATGGTCTCTGGTCGATATGTATATGCCGATTGTCAGCCCCGCTGGCGTTCAGGAAATTCTGGACTACGGCATATACGGCTTTGCTCTTAGTCGTTTTGCTGGCGTTTGGGTTGGCTTGAAAACGATGAAAGACACGATCGAGGTCACATCGGTTGTGGACGGTAGCCCTGACCGAATGCAGGTTGTTTTGCCCGAGTTCGACATGCCGGACGGCGGGTTGAATATTCGTTTGGGCGATACCCCGCATCTGCAGGAAACGCGTGTCATCGACTACAAGAGGTTCGCGGCCGAAACGTTTTCCCATGCCAATAAGCTCGACAAGCGGATGTGGGGCAAGCCGGGGGCCAAGATCGGATTCGTCGCAGCGGGCAAGAATTGGTTGGACCTATCCCATGCTCTGTCGCTTTTGAATATCGACGAGTCCGAAGCTGAACGGCTGGGGATCACCACTTACAAAGTTGGGCAGACCTTCCCGCTGGATATGGCCGGGTTCCATGACTGGGCCGAAGGGCTGGACTTGATTGTGATCGTCGAGGAAAAGCGCAAGCTGATCGAAGTTCAGGTCAAGGAGGCCATCTTTGACGACCGGCGCGGCCGCAGAGTTTATGGCTGGTACAAAGGTGGGGCGGGGACGCTGCACCGGGAAGAACTATTCCCCACGCGTGGCGCGCTTGATCCGATCATGATCGCCGAAAAACTGGGTGAAATCCTGATCGAAGAGGGGCGCGAAACTGAAGGCATCAACGCCGGGCTTGCATCCTTGTCCGAAGCTCGCCGGGCCGACAACGCGCAGGAAATCGCGACACGACTTCCGTATTTTTGTTCGGGCTGCCCGCACAACAGTTCCACCAAAGTGCCCGATGGCAGCCGCGCCTATGCCGGTATCGGCTGTCACTATATGGTTCAGTGGATGGACCGCGAGACGACAGGTTTCACCCAAATGGGCGGAGAAGGCGCGAACTGGATTGGTGAAGCTCCGTTTTCGACCACCAATCACGTGTTCCAGAACCTGGGCGACGGCACTTATAACCATTCGGGCGTTCAGGCGATCCGGGCGGCGTTGTCTGCAGGAACGAACATCACCTTCAAAATCCTGTTCAACGACGCGGTCGCCATGACCGGCGGGCAGGACAACGAAGGCGACCTGACTGCAGAAAGGATCGTTGCCGAGGTCAAGGCGATGGGCGTCCGCGAGGTCGCTTTGGTCTATGACGAAAAGGAAGACGTAAACTTCAAGGCGCTGCCTGCAAGCGTTCAGACATATGAGCGCGCGGATCTTATGCAGGTGCAGGAGAAATTCCGCGAGATCGAAGGCGTCTCGGTCATTGTCTACGTTCAGACCTGCGCGGCTGAAAAACGTCGCCGTCGCAAGCGAGGCACATTCCCGGACCCGGACAAACGTGTGTTCATCAACACCGATGTTTGCGAAGGCTGTGGCGATTGTGGGGTGCAGTCGAACTGCGTATCGATCGTGCCGAAACAAACTGAACTGGGCCGTAAGCGAGCCATTGATCAGTCAAGCTGCAACAAGGACTTTTCCTGCCTGAACGGGTTCTGTCCCTCGTTCGTGACGCTTGAGGGCGCGAAAATCCGTAAAGAGGCAACGACCGAGATCGATCTGCCGGATTTGCCGATGCCGGAGCTTCCCGCGATCAAGGGAACGCATAACGTGGTAATCACGGGTGTTGGTGGTACAGGCGTCGTCACCCTTGGTGCAATTCTTGCTCAGGCCGCGCAGATCGATGGCAAAGGCGCGGGCATGATGGAAATGGCGGGCTTGGCACAGAAAGGTGGCGCGGTTCATATCCACTGCCGTCTGGCCAACCGCCCCGAAGATATCAGCGCGATCCGCGTTGCCACCGGTGAAGCCCACGCGCTGATCGGCGGCGATTTGGTGGTTTCCGCCGGGGCGAAGACCTTGGGCCTGACGCGCACAGGACGTACTGGTGCAGTCGTGAACAGCCATGAAACGGTCACTGGCGACTTCACACGCAATACGGAGTTTCGCATTCCAGCCGATCAGCTGGAGCTGGCCTTGCAGGCGCGGCTGAAAGAAGATGTCTCGCTTTTTGACGCGACCGATCTGGCGCGTGCCGTGATGGGGGATTCGATCTACTCCAACATGATGATCTTTGGCGCGACATGGCAGCGAGGGTTGTTGCCGGTTAGCCATCAGGCGATCTTTGACGCCATCGAGTTGAACGGAACGGCGGTCGAACGAAACAAGCGTGCGTTTGACATCGGTCGTTGGGCGGTGCTGCATCCGGATGAGGTACAGTCCGTACTGTCCCCAACCGTGGCCGAGATGCCCAAAACGCTGGACCAGATCATCGAGTTCCGTGCGCAGCACCTGACCGAATACCAAAGCGCCCGGTTGGCGAAACGGTATCGTAAGTTGGTTGACAGCGTTGAGGACGCTGAGGTGCGCGAAGCAGTCGCAAAGGGCTATCACAAGCTTCTGTCATACAAGGATGAATACGAGGTTGCGCGCCTTTTGCTGACCAGTCGGGAAAAGGCGGCGGCCGAGTTTGATGGCGATTTTAAGATGACCTTCCATTTGGCACCGCCGATTTTCGGAGGATCGGGCAGTAACGGCAGGCCCAAGAAGCGCGCATTCAGCGAATCTGTCATGGGTCCGTTGAAGCTGCTGACCAAGTTGAAGGCCCTGCGCGGCACGCCGTTCGATGTTTTCGGATATTCGTCCGAACGCAAGATGGAGCGTGCTTTGATCCGGCAGTACGAAAAAGACATGCGCGAAGTGCTGCCTTTATTGTCGCAGGACACGCGTGATGCGATCTCTGCGTTGGCTCGACTGCCGCTGGATATCCGTGGTTTCGGACCTGTTTTGCAGGAAAACGAGGCCAAAGCAGCCAAGCGGCGCGAGGAGTTGCTGGCATCGATCCGAAGCGGTGGGCCTGAGTTGAAGGCTGCGGCGGAGTAA